The Methyloceanibacter sp. wino2 nucleotide sequence TCGCTCCACGACGAGGCGATGAAGGCGGCCACCAAGATCGCCGACTTCCCGATCCACGTCGTCATGATGATCAAGGAGTCGATCAACCGGGGCTTCGTCACGACCCTGTCGGAGGGCGTTCGCTTCGAGCGGAACCAGTTCTACTCGCTGTTCGCCACCGAAGATCAGAAAGAGGGAATGGCCGCCTTCATCGAAAAGCGGAAACCCCAGTTCAAGAACCGCTAACTCCAGCCCTGGTTGACGCCTCGGAGGGCGCTCTGTATAGAGCATGCCAAATTCGTATTTACGGCGCTTCCTGAGAGCCGCCCCAGGCGGACCGGAAGCCCTCAAGGATCCTGAACATGGCCAATACCAAGTCGGCGAAGAAAGCCGTTCGCCAGATTACCCGTCGTACCGCCGTCAATAAGACCCGGCGGAGCAACATGCGCAGCTACCTCCGCAAGGTCGAGGAGGCGATCGCCTCCGGCGACAAAGACGCAGCCCAGGCAGCCCTGCGCAGCGCTGAGCCGGTTGTCGCCCGCACGGCCCAGCTTGGCATCCTCCACCGCCGCGCGGCGTCGCGGAAGGTTTCGCGTCTTGCCAAGCGCGTCGGCGCCATGGGTGCGTAGCAGGCGCGTTTCGTCGCCTCTTTATCTGATGACATGACGGACCGGCCGGTTCCGCTTTCACGCGGCGCCGGGCGGTCTTTTTGCGTCTTGGCCTAGGGGCCGCAATGCGCGCCATCGGCGGTGTGCCGGCCATGGGGATCGAGGCTTTCCGGCTGCGCCTGCGCGCGGCTCCAATTCGCTTCCGACGGACGTTTGGAACGGCGCTTCCTCCCGCACATTTGTGCTTGCATCGGGCGACGCTGACACTGCACCCGACGTGCTGCCCGTTTGTCTCAATTGCTTGACACTGAGATATCAATTGCTTGACGGCTCTGTCATGGAATTGCCGCCTGCCAGTTGTGGCCCTGGCGCCTCACTTTTCCACCGAATGTCCCTGGAAAAAAAATTTTCGCCCCTCGGAGGCGCAAA carries:
- the rpsT gene encoding 30S ribosomal protein S20; this translates as MANTKSAKKAVRQITRRTAVNKTRRSNMRSYLRKVEEAIASGDKDAAQAALRSAEPVVARTAQLGILHRRAASRKVSRLAKRVGAMGA